Proteins from one Mycobacterium sp. EPa45 genomic window:
- a CDS encoding aldo/keto reductase, with the protein MSTVPNLTLNDGTKIPQLGFGVYQIAPDETASAVRTALEIGYRHIDTAEMYQNEKGVGQGIRDFGIDRGEVYVTSKLNNGFHKPDDAKRAFDATIEALGFDYVDLFLIHWPLPGLYDGDFVSTWKVLEEFKNDGRARSIGVSNFQIHHLETLARDTEVVPAVNQIEVHPYFANDELRAYGTDHTILTEAWSPIAQGAVLGDPVIGKIAERLGKSPAQVVLRWHIERGDIVFPKSVTPERIKENLEIFDFELSDDDIDAITALDKGEAGRQGPNPDDFNWIPD; encoded by the coding sequence ATGAGCACCGTTCCGAATTTGACACTCAATGACGGCACCAAGATTCCGCAGCTCGGCTTCGGCGTCTACCAGATCGCACCCGACGAGACCGCGTCAGCCGTGCGCACCGCTCTGGAGATCGGCTACCGCCACATCGACACCGCGGAGATGTACCAGAACGAAAAGGGCGTCGGACAAGGCATTCGGGACTTCGGCATCGACCGCGGCGAGGTGTACGTCACCAGCAAGCTCAACAACGGGTTTCACAAGCCCGACGACGCCAAGCGGGCGTTCGACGCCACGATCGAGGCTCTCGGGTTCGACTACGTCGACCTGTTCCTGATCCACTGGCCGCTTCCGGGGCTCTACGACGGCGACTTCGTCTCCACGTGGAAGGTGTTGGAGGAGTTCAAGAATGACGGCCGGGCCCGCAGCATCGGCGTCTCCAACTTCCAGATACATCACCTGGAGACGCTGGCCCGCGACACCGAGGTGGTGCCCGCCGTCAATCAGATCGAGGTGCACCCGTACTTCGCCAACGACGAGCTGCGTGCGTACGGCACCGACCACACGATCCTGACCGAGGCGTGGTCCCCGATCGCTCAGGGCGCGGTGCTCGGCGACCCGGTGATCGGCAAGATCGCCGAGCGGCTGGGTAAGAGCCCCGCGCAGGTGGTGCTGCGCTGGCATATCGAACGCGGCGATATCGTTTTCCCGAAATCCGTTACCCCCGAGCGGATCAAGGAGAACCTCGAGATCTTCGACTTCGAGCTGAGCGACGACGACATCGACGCCATCACCGCCCTCGACAAGGGTGAGGCCGGCCGGCAGGGTCCCAACCCGGACGACTTCAACTGGATCCCGGACTAA
- the rsgA gene encoding ribosome small subunit-dependent GTPase A has protein sequence MSPREYDESDVKIRSGRGSRPRTKTRPEHADAASAMVVTVDRGRWGCVLDGDPDRHVTAMRARELGRTPIVVGDQVDIVGDLTGRPDTLARIVRRGDRRTVLRRTADDTDPTERVVVANADQLLVVVALADPPPRTGLVDRTLIAAYAGGLRPILCLTKTDLASPEEFAAQFSDLDLTVITAGRDDPLDEVEELLVGKVTVLLGHSGVGKSTLVNRLVPQAHRVTGEVSGVGKGKHTSTQSVALPLPGGGWVVDTPGIRSFGLAHIEPDDVLRAFSDLADVIADCPRGCGHMGPPADPECALDALTGAPAHRVAAARRLLAALSEAAAY, from the coding sequence TTGAGCCCACGCGAGTACGACGAATCCGACGTCAAGATCCGGTCGGGCCGTGGCTCGCGTCCCCGCACCAAAACCCGTCCCGAGCATGCCGATGCCGCCTCGGCGATGGTTGTCACCGTCGACCGCGGCCGGTGGGGCTGCGTGCTCGACGGCGATCCGGACCGGCATGTCACCGCGATGCGTGCCCGCGAACTGGGCCGAACCCCCATTGTCGTCGGCGATCAGGTCGACATCGTCGGTGACCTGACCGGGCGGCCCGACACACTGGCCCGCATCGTGCGCCGGGGTGACCGGCGAACGGTGTTGCGCCGCACCGCCGATGACACCGACCCCACCGAACGGGTGGTGGTCGCCAACGCCGACCAGCTGTTGGTCGTGGTGGCCCTGGCCGATCCCCCACCGCGCACCGGCCTGGTGGACCGGACGCTCATCGCGGCGTATGCCGGCGGCCTGCGCCCGATCCTGTGCCTGACCAAGACCGATCTGGCCTCCCCCGAGGAGTTCGCCGCGCAGTTCAGCGATCTGGATCTCACCGTGATCACCGCCGGGCGCGATGACCCCCTCGACGAAGTCGAGGAATTGTTGGTCGGCAAGGTCACCGTGCTGCTCGGCCACTCCGGAGTCGGTAAGTCGACGCTGGTCAATCGTCTTGTGCCGCAGGCGCACCGCGTCACCGGCGAGGTGTCGGGCGTCGGCAAGGGCAAACACACCTCCACCCAGTCGGTGGCATTGCCGCTGCCGGGCGGCGGCTGGGTGGTCGACACCCCGGGCATCAGATCGTTCGGGTTGGCCCACATCGAGCCCGATGACGTTCTGAGGGCATTTTCGGATCTGGCTGATGTCATCGCAGACTGCCCGCGCGGCTGCGGCCATATGGGACCCCCGGCCGACCCGGAATGCGCGCTCGACGCACTGACCGGCGCACCGGCGCACCGAGTCGCGGCGGCGCGGCGGCTGCTGGCCGCGTTGTCAGAAGCCGCGGCGTACTGA
- the aroA gene encoding 3-phosphoshikimate 1-carboxyvinyltransferase, with product MSTELWAAPSAVEAVVATVTVPGSKSQTNRTLVLAALAAAQGQGDSTIRGALRSRDTNLMIGAIQALGIAVAGEGPELVVSGALNPGRQARIDCGLAGTVLRFVPPLAALSTAVVEFDGDEQARARPIAPLLDAMRGLGVDIDASGLPFHVHGRGAVKGGTVHIDASSSSQFVSGLLLSGAAFTEGLTVVHTGTSVPSAPHIAMTVAMLREAGVDVDDTVTNEWRVAPGPIAARQWDVEPDLSNSVPFLAAAVVTGGAVGITGWPSASVQPADTILGILQLMGSTVSQSDSHLEVRGPETYGGFDVDLHEVGELAPAVAALAALAAPGSVSRLTGIAHLRGHETDRLAALRAEIGGLGGECTETDDGLVITATPLHAGTWHSYADHRMAMAGAIIGLRVPGVAVEDIATTAKTLPEFPQLWAEMVGVG from the coding sequence GTGAGCACCGAGTTGTGGGCAGCGCCGTCAGCGGTGGAGGCCGTCGTCGCCACGGTCACGGTGCCCGGCTCGAAATCGCAGACCAACCGCACCCTGGTGCTCGCGGCGCTGGCCGCGGCCCAGGGTCAGGGTGACTCCACGATCCGCGGCGCACTGCGCAGCCGCGACACCAACCTCATGATCGGGGCGATTCAGGCGCTCGGTATCGCCGTGGCCGGCGAAGGCCCCGAGCTGGTGGTCAGCGGGGCGCTCAACCCGGGCCGTCAGGCGCGCATCGACTGTGGACTGGCGGGAACGGTGTTGCGCTTCGTGCCGCCGCTGGCGGCGCTGAGCACCGCGGTCGTCGAATTCGACGGCGACGAGCAGGCCAGGGCACGCCCGATCGCTCCCCTGCTCGACGCGATGCGCGGGCTGGGTGTCGACATCGACGCAAGCGGGCTGCCGTTTCACGTTCACGGCCGCGGCGCGGTCAAGGGCGGCACGGTACATATCGACGCGTCGAGTTCCTCGCAGTTCGTCTCGGGTCTGCTGTTGTCCGGCGCGGCGTTCACCGAGGGGCTGACCGTTGTGCACACCGGCACCTCGGTGCCCTCGGCCCCGCACATCGCGATGACCGTGGCGATGTTGCGCGAGGCCGGCGTCGATGTCGACGACACCGTCACCAACGAGTGGCGGGTGGCACCCGGGCCGATTGCGGCCCGGCAGTGGGACGTCGAGCCGGATCTGTCCAACTCGGTACCGTTCCTGGCCGCGGCCGTGGTGACCGGTGGCGCGGTGGGCATCACCGGCTGGCCGTCGGCCAGCGTGCAGCCCGCCGATACAATCCTGGGCATCCTGCAGCTGATGGGATCGACTGTGAGCCAGTCGGATTCGCACCTCGAGGTGCGGGGTCCCGAGACCTACGGCGGCTTTGACGTGGATCTGCACGAGGTGGGTGAGCTGGCCCCCGCGGTGGCCGCCCTGGCCGCACTGGCCGCACCGGGCTCGGTGTCGCGGCTGACCGGCATCGCCCATCTGCGCGGCCACGAAACCGACCGGCTGGCGGCGCTGCGCGCCGAGATCGGCGGCCTCGGCGGCGAGTGCACCGAGACCGACGACGGCCTGGTGATCACCGCGACGCCCTTGCATGCCGGCACCTGGCATTCCTATGCTGATCACCGAATGGCGATGGCGGGAGCCATCATCGGGCTGCGGGTACCCGGCGTCGCCGTCGAGGACATTGCAACCACCGCCAAAACGCTGCCAGAATTCCCACAGCTGTGGGCCGAGATGGTGGGGGTCGGTTGA
- a CDS encoding SOS response-associated peptidase has protein sequence MCGRFAVTTDPALLAEKINAIDEATNAAKEARGPNYNVAPTATIATVVSRHDQPDDTPTRRVRLMRWGLVPPWVKATADGTPENKGPLLINARAEKVTSSPAFRASAKSKRCLVPMDGYYEWKPNPDSPAGKKARKTPYFMHRADGEPLFMAGLWSVWKANDEASPLLTCTIITTDAVGELAEIHDRMPLVLEERDWDRWLNPDQPADTDLLSAPPDIADIDVREVSTLVNSVRNNGPELIEPADPHNQPVGLF, from the coding sequence ATGTGCGGACGATTCGCAGTGACCACCGACCCGGCGCTGCTGGCCGAGAAGATCAACGCCATCGACGAGGCGACTAACGCGGCCAAGGAGGCGCGGGGACCCAACTACAACGTGGCCCCGACGGCCACCATCGCCACCGTGGTGAGCCGACACGACCAGCCCGACGACACCCCGACCCGGCGGGTTCGGTTGATGCGCTGGGGCCTGGTGCCGCCCTGGGTGAAGGCGACCGCGGACGGCACCCCGGAGAACAAGGGTCCGTTGCTGATCAATGCCCGCGCCGAGAAGGTCACCAGCTCACCGGCATTTCGGGCGTCGGCCAAGAGCAAGCGCTGTCTGGTCCCGATGGATGGTTACTACGAGTGGAAGCCCAACCCTGATAGCCCGGCAGGCAAGAAGGCCCGCAAGACGCCGTACTTCATGCACCGCGCCGACGGCGAACCGCTGTTCATGGCCGGGCTGTGGTCGGTCTGGAAAGCAAATGACGAGGCGTCGCCGCTGCTGACGTGCACGATCATCACCACTGATGCGGTCGGCGAGCTCGCGGAGATCCACGACCGGATGCCCTTGGTGCTCGAGGAGCGGGACTGGGACCGGTGGCTGAATCCCGATCAGCCCGCAGACACCGACCTGCTGTCCGCACCGCCCGACATCGCCGACATCGACGTGCGCGAGGTCTCCACACTGGTCAACAGCGTTCGCAACAACGGCCCAGAGCTCATCGAGCCCGCCGATCCACACAACCAACCGGTTGGCCTGTTCTAG
- a CDS encoding aldehyde dehydrogenase family protein, which produces MTAVEPKADKATITVHNPADGRVAGTVPIEGPDAVAAKATELRLFQTEWEEIGPRGRKVWMYKWQDWILDNADHLTEVLMSETGKSHGDAKLEPVALADSIKYWAGNAEEFLADRHPKAHNLLFKVKKLTTVYRPYPLVGIIEPWNFPLAMLALDVVPALASGAAVLLKPSEVTPLSAVEFARGWTEVGAPPVLGLATGYGETGAAVINNADYVHFTGSTATGRKVAVACAEQLKPFSLELGGKDPAIVLADADIDRAANGIAWGGMFNSGQVCISVERVYVEAPVYDEFVAKLTANVRNIKQGQEDSGFKYDTGAMATAAQRDIVGRHVQEAVDAGARVLTGGKPTGVGTFFEPTVLADVTPTMTCIAEETFGPTLPVVKVADEEEAIRLANDSQYGLSATVWTGDVERGERVARRLECGAVNVNDALANVFCPSLPMGGWKNSGIGYRSGGASGLIKFCRQQAITSPKVPTQKSELMWYSSSKRQGQLALAAMRAMAGKGVRRFGIRPKK; this is translated from the coding sequence ATGACCGCGGTCGAGCCCAAGGCCGATAAAGCCACCATCACCGTGCACAATCCCGCGGACGGCCGCGTCGCCGGCACCGTGCCGATCGAAGGCCCGGACGCCGTTGCGGCCAAGGCCACCGAGCTGCGGTTGTTCCAGACCGAGTGGGAGGAGATCGGCCCGCGCGGCCGCAAGGTCTGGATGTACAAGTGGCAGGACTGGATCCTCGACAACGCCGACCACCTCACCGAGGTGCTGATGTCGGAGACCGGAAAGTCGCACGGCGACGCCAAGCTGGAGCCGGTGGCCCTGGCGGACTCCATCAAGTACTGGGCCGGCAATGCCGAGGAGTTCCTCGCCGATCGGCACCCCAAGGCGCACAACCTTCTGTTCAAGGTGAAGAAGCTGACGACTGTCTACCGGCCGTACCCGCTGGTGGGGATCATCGAGCCGTGGAACTTCCCCCTGGCGATGCTGGCCCTGGACGTCGTGCCCGCGCTGGCCTCCGGCGCCGCGGTGCTCCTGAAACCCTCTGAGGTGACGCCACTCTCGGCCGTCGAGTTCGCCCGCGGCTGGACCGAGGTCGGTGCTCCGCCGGTGCTCGGGCTGGCGACCGGATACGGCGAGACGGGCGCGGCGGTGATCAACAACGCCGACTACGTCCACTTCACCGGCTCGACGGCCACCGGCCGCAAGGTCGCGGTGGCCTGTGCCGAGCAACTCAAACCGTTCAGTCTCGAGCTCGGCGGGAAGGACCCGGCGATCGTGCTGGCCGACGCCGACATCGACCGCGCTGCCAACGGCATCGCCTGGGGCGGGATGTTCAACTCCGGGCAGGTGTGCATCTCGGTGGAGCGGGTCTACGTCGAGGCTCCGGTCTACGACGAGTTCGTCGCGAAGTTGACCGCCAACGTACGCAACATCAAGCAGGGACAGGAAGACTCGGGCTTCAAGTACGACACCGGCGCCATGGCCACGGCCGCGCAGCGCGATATCGTCGGCCGCCACGTCCAGGAGGCCGTTGACGCGGGGGCGCGGGTGCTGACCGGCGGTAAGCCGACCGGCGTCGGGACGTTCTTCGAGCCGACGGTGCTCGCGGACGTGACCCCCACCATGACCTGCATCGCGGAGGAGACGTTCGGTCCGACGCTTCCGGTGGTGAAGGTCGCCGACGAAGAAGAAGCCATTCGGCTGGCGAACGATTCGCAGTACGGGCTGTCGGCGACGGTGTGGACCGGCGATGTCGAGCGCGGCGAGCGGGTGGCCCGACGGTTGGAATGCGGTGCGGTCAACGTCAACGATGCGCTGGCCAACGTGTTCTGCCCGTCGCTGCCGATGGGCGGGTGGAAGAACTCCGGTATCGGTTACCGGTCCGGGGGCGCGAGCGGTCTGATCAAGTTCTGCCGCCAGCAGGCCATCACCTCGCCGAAGGTTCCGACGCAGAAGTCTGAGTTGATGTGGTACTCGTCGTCGAAGCGACAGGGTCAGCTCGCTCTGGCGGCGATGCGCGCAATGGCCGGTAAGGGTGTGCGGCGCTTCGGGATTCGCCCGAAGAAGTAA
- a CDS encoding TetR/AcrR family transcriptional regulator: MTTAARKDRPAKPGPRRATASPKVDDGGTRQRLIEATAEIMHDEGYAAATSRRVATKAGVKQALVYYYFPTMDDLFLAVLRSGAEAALDQLRKVLTEEDPLQALWRINSDPRQTVMSTELMALANHRKVIGAELRNFAERVRDIETAAVTMSLRSYGVDLEAYPPVVISMLVAQIARSVGNESAVGLTRGHAELEQFVQAQFAMLSGKQS; the protein is encoded by the coding sequence ATGACTACCGCGGCGCGCAAAGACAGGCCAGCCAAGCCGGGTCCTCGGCGTGCCACCGCCAGCCCGAAAGTCGATGACGGCGGGACTCGGCAGCGGCTCATCGAGGCCACGGCGGAGATCATGCACGACGAAGGTTATGCCGCGGCCACCTCGCGGCGCGTTGCGACGAAGGCCGGTGTGAAACAGGCACTGGTCTACTACTACTTCCCGACCATGGACGATCTCTTCCTGGCGGTGTTGCGGTCCGGGGCGGAGGCCGCGCTGGACCAATTGCGGAAGGTGCTCACCGAGGAGGATCCGCTGCAGGCGCTGTGGCGGATCAACAGTGATCCACGGCAGACGGTGATGAGTACCGAACTCATGGCTCTGGCAAATCATCGCAAGGTGATCGGCGCCGAACTGCGGAACTTCGCCGAACGGGTGCGAGATATCGAGACAGCGGCGGTGACGATGTCGCTGCGTTCCTATGGCGTCGACCTCGAGGCGTATCCGCCAGTGGTGATCTCGATGCTGGTTGCGCAGATCGCCCGAAGTGTCGGCAACGAGAGCGCGGTCGGATTGACGCGCGGACACGCCGAGCTGGAGCAATTCGTCCAGGCTCAGTTTGCGATGCTCTCCGGGAAGCAGTCCTGA
- a CDS encoding Ig-like domain-containing protein, translating into MAVAIWLFSALAAGYGVASADTGSDSSGAASSSASSSDSAGGGGAASAHSGRRATGGVKPHATSGKSAAGQVTSGGGSKSSTPPPTRTAAATSPSPVSAAVAESKIARPTAAVTDTRSTSVVQPTTGTAHAALAIHPTAAAVNAKATPNAAAPAGPVDFLNHVITSLLNPFLNPPPDTPGPLVPLVWSVLGAVRRDLFNQAPTISDPTTTVQTGQTVTGSIGATDIEGDALKYTVTQGPRYGTLTIDQVTGNYTYTPDDINYTAAQTDSFTVTVSDGKFNILTPLSSHSAQASEGVTVLNPTVQRAILAMPAGVTKPVNPRYSEDGQSIYFAATPAAGGRQEIYQINIDGTNATCLTCGVAPSVTANLGKPVPFTDGSGRVVVLVDSGAQSGPTYSVLQQGDSGAELIPIVTPAGAPGVISINAQRELRISPDGQHVLFSRIMLNGATGVLQIVPVVGGLEYNAATNTYDVTDPRVVFPTGEGKQWTPDGKGVVILGGSYEQGNADDIVVDLATGGITRVTANLDYDEDMDYSPNQQWIAIGSTRGLNALTPMTRIVRQSLLPVYVAAPVYGYYATPVNVSNQEWAVAVGDELNRENGIPLFDTGDGWAARSMPSWNTDGTAVTFWESSVSDPTKSRLVIANLKYTTSVGPAAADRTTPDSSSWAPALSTYHPSTTPLDPVGSYNGVGGGTAVVTEAPDSANPGRTIRTVTYNNYVNEDGMILNGTESADYLPNQSSVHYLANITVTGAHTGYLHADATINAFQQTLTGYIVSNVDGDIEGLPDPARAADSQQSA; encoded by the coding sequence ATGGCAGTCGCCATATGGCTGTTCAGCGCCCTGGCTGCGGGTTATGGGGTCGCCTCCGCCGACACGGGGTCCGACTCGTCCGGTGCGGCGTCGTCGTCCGCTTCGTCTTCTGACTCCGCGGGCGGTGGCGGTGCGGCATCGGCGCACTCCGGGCGCCGCGCCACAGGTGGCGTCAAGCCGCATGCCACGTCCGGGAAGTCGGCTGCTGGTCAGGTGACCAGCGGCGGCGGGTCGAAGTCCAGCACCCCGCCCCCGACGCGTACCGCCGCCGCGACGTCGCCGTCGCCGGTTTCCGCCGCCGTTGCCGAGTCGAAGATCGCCCGGCCGACGGCAGCGGTCACCGACACCAGATCGACCAGTGTCGTGCAACCGACGACCGGCACCGCTCACGCAGCGTTGGCGATTCATCCGACCGCTGCGGCGGTAAATGCGAAGGCGACGCCGAACGCAGCGGCACCGGCCGGGCCGGTTGACTTCCTCAACCATGTCATCACGTCGCTGCTCAACCCCTTCCTCAACCCGCCGCCGGACACCCCGGGGCCGTTGGTGCCGCTGGTCTGGTCAGTGCTCGGTGCGGTGCGCCGCGACCTGTTCAACCAGGCGCCGACGATCTCTGACCCGACCACCACGGTGCAGACCGGACAAACCGTGACCGGCAGCATCGGCGCCACCGACATCGAAGGTGACGCGCTGAAGTACACCGTCACCCAGGGGCCGAGGTACGGCACCCTCACGATCGACCAGGTCACCGGCAACTACACCTACACCCCAGACGACATCAACTACACTGCCGCGCAGACGGATTCATTTACGGTGACGGTTTCTGACGGCAAGTTCAACATTCTGACGCCGCTGAGCTCACACAGCGCTCAGGCCAGCGAGGGCGTGACGGTGCTCAATCCCACTGTGCAGCGGGCCATCCTGGCCATGCCCGCCGGCGTGACCAAACCGGTCAACCCGCGCTACTCCGAAGACGGGCAGTCCATCTACTTCGCGGCGACCCCGGCGGCCGGCGGTCGCCAGGAGATATATCAGATCAACATCGACGGTACGAACGCGACGTGCCTGACCTGTGGTGTCGCCCCGAGCGTGACCGCGAATCTGGGCAAGCCGGTTCCGTTCACCGACGGATCCGGTCGGGTTGTGGTGCTCGTGGACAGTGGCGCCCAGTCGGGACCGACGTATTCCGTTCTGCAACAAGGTGACAGCGGAGCCGAGCTGATCCCGATCGTGACGCCTGCCGGAGCGCCGGGCGTCATCTCCATCAACGCCCAACGTGAGCTGCGGATCTCGCCGGACGGGCAGCATGTACTCTTCAGCCGGATCATGCTCAACGGCGCCACCGGTGTCCTGCAGATCGTTCCGGTCGTGGGCGGCCTGGAGTACAACGCCGCCACCAACACCTACGACGTCACCGACCCGCGGGTGGTGTTCCCCACCGGCGAGGGCAAGCAGTGGACGCCGGACGGCAAGGGCGTGGTCATCCTCGGCGGCTCCTACGAGCAGGGCAATGCCGACGACATCGTCGTCGATTTGGCCACCGGCGGCATCACCCGCGTTACTGCCAACCTCGACTACGACGAGGACATGGACTACTCACCCAACCAGCAGTGGATCGCAATTGGCAGTACCCGCGGCCTCAACGCGCTGACGCCGATGACCAGGATCGTGCGGCAGAGCCTACTGCCGGTGTACGTAGCCGCGCCGGTCTACGGCTACTACGCGACTCCGGTCAATGTCTCCAACCAGGAGTGGGCGGTCGCCGTTGGGGATGAACTCAACCGGGAGAACGGAATTCCGCTCTTCGACACCGGTGACGGGTGGGCCGCGCGAAGCATGCCCAGTTGGAACACCGACGGAACCGCGGTGACGTTCTGGGAATCCAGCGTCTCCGATCCCACGAAGTCGCGGCTGGTGATCGCAAACCTGAAGTACACCACCAGTGTTGGGCCGGCGGCGGCCGACCGGACCACTCCGGATTCGTCATCGTGGGCGCCGGCGCTGAGCACCTACCATCCCAGCACTACACCGCTGGATCCGGTCGGCAGCTACAACGGCGTAGGCGGCGGCACCGCGGTGGTCACCGAGGCGCCGGACAGCGCGAATCCGGGCCGGACCATCCGGACGGTCACGTACAACAATTACGTGAACGAGGACGGGATGATCCTGAACGGCACCGAGTCGGCCGACTACCTGCCCAACCAGTCGTCGGTGCACTACCTCGCCAACATCACTGTGACGGGCGCGCACACCGGCTACCTGCACGCCGATGCGACCATCAACGCTTTCCAGCAGACGCTGACCGGCTACATCGTGTCCAACGTCGACGGCGACATCGAGGGCCTGCCGGATCCGGCCAGGGCCGCCGACTCGCAGCAGAGCGCCTAG
- a CDS encoding NAD(P)-dependent oxidoreductase, whose protein sequence is MAGKPFSGKTMFISGASRGIGLAIAKRVAADGANIALVAKTTEPHPKLPGTIYTAAKEIEEVGGQALPIVGDVRDGDSVASAVAKAVEQFGGIDICVNNASAINLGSIEEVPLKRFDLMNGIQVRGTYSVSQACIPHMKGRENPHILTLSPPIRLESQWLKPTPYMMAKFGMTLCALGIAEEMRDAGIASNTLWPRTMVATAAVQNLLGGDEAMARSRKPEVYSDAAYAVLTKPAREYTGQTLLCEDVLVDAGVSDLSVYDCVPGSELGVDLWVDTPNPPGYRNP, encoded by the coding sequence ATGGCAGGCAAACCCTTCTCCGGCAAGACCATGTTCATCTCGGGAGCCAGCCGCGGCATCGGCCTGGCCATCGCCAAGCGCGTCGCGGCCGACGGCGCCAACATCGCACTGGTGGCCAAGACCACCGAGCCGCATCCCAAGCTGCCCGGGACCATCTACACCGCCGCCAAGGAGATCGAGGAGGTCGGTGGCCAGGCCCTGCCGATCGTCGGCGACGTCCGCGACGGTGACTCGGTGGCCTCTGCTGTAGCCAAGGCTGTCGAGCAGTTCGGCGGCATCGACATCTGCGTCAACAACGCGTCGGCCATCAACCTCGGCTCCATCGAGGAGGTGCCGCTCAAGCGGTTCGACCTGATGAACGGAATCCAGGTGCGCGGCACCTACTCCGTCTCGCAGGCCTGCATCCCGCACATGAAGGGCCGGGAGAACCCGCACATCCTCACGCTGTCCCCGCCGATCCGGCTGGAATCACAGTGGCTCAAGCCGACTCCGTACATGATGGCGAAGTTCGGAATGACGTTGTGCGCATTGGGGATTGCCGAGGAGATGCGCGATGCCGGCATCGCTTCCAACACGCTGTGGCCGCGCACCATGGTCGCCACCGCGGCGGTGCAGAATCTGCTGGGCGGTGACGAGGCGATGGCCCGCTCCCGCAAGCCCGAGGTCTACTCCGATGCCGCGTACGCCGTGCTGACCAAGCCGGCCCGTGAGTACACGGGCCAGACACTGTTGTGCGAAGACGTGCTGGTGGACGCCGGCGTCAGCGACCTGTCGGTCTACGACTGCGTGCCGGGTTCCGAGTTGGGGGTGGACCTGTGGGTCGACACCCCCAACCCGCCCGGCTATCGCAATCCCTAG
- a CDS encoding LysR family transcriptional regulator: MEQNLPFDVDALLIFGKVVECRSVSKAATALGMPKSTVSRKLSKLESDLGIKLLRMNTRQLTVTDLGEKIYEHGVKILTEANGVRALAEGSKQEPQGELRVAMPIFIGVDYASRVGATFLSRYPHSRLDIRLVDDQVHPVHDGFDVVFGTGPLQDSTLIARKAFSLNLFLCASPEYLQQLGGPIATPSELNSLPYIDFGLSDRTRKLTVTKHKRRYELSPVVRARANSFQVCKQYILQGLGIGAMPNQIICTNELRDGSLVPVLPEWSLEPLDVHMIYPFQLSFSTLISAFYDAACEIIVENSARV, encoded by the coding sequence ATGGAGCAGAACCTTCCGTTCGACGTGGACGCACTGCTGATATTCGGCAAGGTGGTGGAGTGCCGCAGCGTGTCCAAGGCCGCAACGGCGCTCGGCATGCCCAAATCGACGGTGAGCCGAAAGCTGAGCAAGCTGGAGTCTGATCTGGGGATCAAATTGCTACGGATGAACACCCGTCAGCTCACCGTCACCGATCTCGGCGAGAAGATCTACGAGCACGGGGTGAAGATCCTGACCGAAGCGAATGGCGTTCGCGCGCTGGCCGAAGGCAGTAAGCAAGAGCCGCAGGGCGAGCTGCGGGTAGCCATGCCGATCTTTATCGGCGTCGATTATGCGTCACGAGTCGGGGCGACGTTTCTGAGCCGCTATCCGCATTCCCGACTCGACATCCGGCTGGTCGACGACCAGGTTCACCCTGTCCACGACGGATTCGACGTCGTCTTTGGAACCGGGCCGCTGCAGGATTCGACGCTCATCGCACGGAAGGCGTTCAGTCTCAACCTCTTTCTGTGCGCCTCACCAGAGTATCTGCAGCAGCTGGGCGGCCCGATCGCCACACCCTCTGAGCTGAACTCGCTACCGTACATCGACTTCGGTCTGTCCGACCGGACACGCAAACTCACCGTGACCAAACACAAACGGCGTTACGAACTGTCGCCCGTAGTGCGGGCCCGCGCCAACAGCTTTCAGGTGTGCAAGCAATACATTCTTCAGGGGCTGGGCATCGGCGCGATGCCGAACCAGATCATCTGCACCAACGAGCTGCGCGACGGTAGCCTCGTGCCCGTGCTGCCGGAGTGGAGCCTCGAGCCGCTCGACGTGCACATGATCTATCCCTTTCAGCTGTCGTTCTCGACGCTGATCAGCGCGTTCTACGACGCCGCCTGTGAGATCATCGTGGAGAACTCGGCGCGGGTCTGA